A window from Chelmon rostratus isolate fCheRos1 chromosome 13, fCheRos1.pri, whole genome shotgun sequence encodes these proteins:
- the dhrs9 gene encoding dehydrogenase/reductase SDR family member 9 codes for MFLYVLGLVALWFVYRWFKESKRVANKEDKYVYITGCDSGFGNLLARHLDKLGFCVIAGCYTDKGEDELKKVTSDRLTTVHLDVSNSESVGKAAAVIKTLVGQKGLWAVVNNAGVSLPSGPTDWLTIEDYKSMLSVNLCGVIDVTLSVLPLIKMSRGRVVNVSSVFGRISPFGGPYCVSKYGVEAFSDSLRLNMVPFGVKVACIEPGFFKTNVTDTAIVKNNVTMLWNRLPQDVKDDYGDDFFHKSLETLDESFRFFTDTDLMKVVSCMEHAISAVHPRTRYSPGWDAKFFWLPLSYMPTCISDRLFLKFSHKMNR; via the exons ATGTTCCTGTATGTCCTCGGCCTGGTGGCTCTCTGGTTCGTCTATCGCTGGTTCAAGGAAAGCAAAAGAGTGGCCAACAAGGAAGACAAATATGTCTACATCACTGGCTGCGACTCCGGGTTTGGTAATCTCCTCGCGAGACACCTGGACAAGCTGGGCTTCTGTGTGATTGCAGGCTGTTACACTGACAAAGGTGAGGACGAGCTGAAGAAGGTCACCTCTGACCGACTGACGACCGTTCACCTGGATGTCTCCAACTCTGAAAGTGTCGGCAAAGCGGCAGCTGTCATCAAGACTTTGGTTGGACAGAAGG GCCTGTGGGCCGTTGTGAACAACGCCGGAGTCTCTTTGCCGTCTGGTCCCACTGACTGGCTCACGATCGAGGATTACAAGTCCATGCTGTCTGTCAATCTGTGTGGCGTCATCGACGTAACGCTGAGCGTCCTCCCGCTCATCAAGATGTCCAGGGGCAGAGTGGTGAACGTCTCCAGTGTGTTTGGGCGAATCAGCCCGTTCGGTGGACCGTACTGCGTGTCCAAGTACGGAGTGGAGGCCTTCAGTGACAGTCTGCG TTTAAACATGGTGCCGTTTGGAGTCAAGGTTGCATGCATCGAGCCAGGCTTCTTCAAAACAAACGTGACTGACACAGCGATAGTGAAGAATAACGTGACGATGCTCTGGAACAGACTGCCTCAGGACGTGAAGGACGACTATGGAGATGATTTCTTCCATAAAT ctcttGAAACTTTGGATGAAAGTTTCAGGTTCTTTACGGACACGGACCTGATGAAGGTGGTCAGCTGCATGGAGCACGCCATCTCCGCCGTTCACCCTCGCACTCGATACTCTCCGGGGTGGGACGCCAAGTTCTTCTGGTTGCCTCTGTCGTACATGCCAACCTGCATCTCCGACAGACTTTTCTTGAAATTTAGCCACAAAatgaatagataa
- the rdh1 gene encoding retinol dehydrogenase 1 → KPKKNISSFPSQVSTDSLTSCLLEVALSHLALTCALLVATLATIRWYIRDSYKVGGFSQKHVFITGCDSGFGNLLARQLDGKGFHVIAACLTEKGAAGLAAAASPRLKTLLLDVTDGASIRRAVEFVSKEVGGRGLWGLVNNAGRSIPVGPAVWMQLEDFTKVLDVNLIGVIDVTLQFLPLLKKAQGRVVNVASILGRLSLTGGGYCLSKWGVEAFSDSLRRDMQRFGIKVSIIEPGFFKTAVTQLDLIEADLRRLWSRLPQADKDSYGPTYFEEYLKAQKFSMGILCSPDISKVTRCMEHALTARFPRTRYGAGWDAKLFWIPLSYLPSFVSDFVVRVLLPSPTGDRN, encoded by the exons AAACCGAAGAAAAACATCTCAAGTTTTCCCTCTCAGGTGTCAACTGACAGTCTGACGTCATGTTTATTAGAG GTAGCCCTGTCACACCTGGCCTTAACCTGTGCTCTACTCGTGGCCACTCTCGCCACAATCCGCTGGTACATCAGAGATTCCTACAAGGTCGGCGGCTTCAGCCAGAAGCACGTGTTCATCACGGGCTGTGACAGCGGCTTCGGGAATCTGCTGGCCAGACAGCTGGATGGAAAAGGTTTCCACGTCATAGCCGCATGTCTCACGGAGAAAGGTGCAGCGGGCCTGGCAGCGGCGGCCTCCCCCAGACTGAAGACCCTCCTGCTGGATGTTACAGACGGCGCGAGCATCAGGAGGGCGGTGGAGTTTGTGAGCAAAGAGGTCGGAGGGCGAG gcCTGTGGGGTCTGGTGAATAACGCTGGCAGGTCCATCCCCGTCGGTCCAGCAGTATGGATGCAGCTGGAGGACTTCACAAAGGTTCTGGATGTGAATCTGATCGGGGTGATTGACGTGACCCTCCAGTTCCTGCCGCTGCTGAAAAAGGCCCAGGGCAGGGTGGTAAACGTGGCCAGTATTCTGGGCAGACTGTCTCTCACTGGTGGAGGATACTGCCTGTCCAAATGGGGAGTGGAAGCCTTCTCCGACTCCCTCAG GAGGGACATGCAACGCTTTGGCATCAAAGTGAGCATTATTGAACCTGGCTTCTTCAAGACAGCTGTTACCCAGTTGGATCTCATCGAAGCTGACCTGAGGAGGCTGTGGAGCCGCCTCCCTCAAGCTGACAAAGACTCCTATGGACCGACATACTTTGAAGAAT aTCTGAAAGCTCAGAAATTCTCCATGGGCATCTTGTGCAGCCCAGACATCTCTAAAGTGACCCGGTGCATGGAGCACGCTCTGACAGCTCGCTTCCCACGCACGCGTTATGGTGCAGGCTGGGACGCCAAGCTTTTCTGGATTCCTCTGTCCTACTTACCTTCATTTGTATCAGACTTTGTCGTCAGAGTGCTTCTTCCTTCACCGACGGGTGACAGAAACTAA